The DNA window TTAATTCTTGGTAACAATCCATCTGATAATTGCGCTTGCCTGTTCTTACAGAACTCTTCTTGCATTTACCCAATCCTTGTATTTTAATACCTAGGTAAATATCCAAACCATAAGCATCAAATTTACCGGTATATGGTCCAATCATATCAGTACCTAAAACTAAAAAGCGATAGCGTAAACAAACTCCCACACGGTGTTTGAAATAATCGTAAAAGCTATACGGAATAGCTAGTTCAAATCGTTTGCGTTCGTAGCGCAGTGTAAGCGAAAGTTGATTTGCACGACGTATGGTATAGTCGGTAAATGGAATTCGTTGAATAGCTGTAAAATTGAGGTACCAAAATGGAGTAAATGCATAATCGAATTGTACCGATGCAGCAGCCGGTAAACCAATAGCATACTTGTTGGCTACAAGTCCTGCCTGTGGATTTCCAAAAAATTGGTTATTAAAGGTTACATCGGTTTGTGAAACACCTTTTATTTTTACTGTATCTATTCCAAACCAATTGGTTGAAACATTGTTAAACTCATATTTTTCAGCAGCATTGGTAAATTTAATTCGACCAATATCTATCAAAGAAAAGCCAATTTTGTAATCATATTTCTTTAATTTTTCTTTTGTACATGGATTATAGGCAAGTGGGTTGCGATTGCGGTAAAATTGAAAACCCAAACTTCCACCAATGCCGCTTCCCTTTTTAGCCAAAGCTGTTCCACCGGTACCGGCAGAAGGATCAGCCATGGCATGACCATATTCAACTTTAGCCAAATATATTTCCCACAAGGAATCGGATTGAACATTGTAATTGATGTTGTCGACCAACAAATAAAAACTATTTAATCCTTGAAGATAATTGAGGCTAATCCCGGCTGCGAGGTAATTGGATTTAGTATTAATAAGGCTCATACCAGCAGTTAATCCGAACTCATGCCAATTCATTCCGGCAATTTTTGCATCACCTCCGGCGTAATTAATTTTTTGTTGTTGAGTAAAATCAAAACCCTCCTTCATAAAATTTGCCAGGTGATAAGGTACACCTCTTACTCCGAGGGCTACCCGTGTTGCGGCATGCAATCCAATACCAAATTTTTCGTTCGAATAAATAAAGCCGGGAGCTTTAACAAAAGCTTGAACATTCGCACTTTTATCAATCGTAGTATTCTTATAAGTAACTCTATCGGGTGGAATACTTGTACCCGTTCGTAAACTGCTAACTACTTTGCTGCCTTTTTTTAAATATAAATAATTGTTCATGGCAAATACATCTAGCGATAGTACATGTACTTCCCAGCGATATGGAGCTCCAACTATGGAAGCAGGGTTAAGCTCTACGCCCATCATACCGGCATAATTACTATTGGCAATGCCTAACATTTCCTGAGCATGTAGGCATTTCATCAGCAACAAAAAAAACAATAAGTAGTACCTCCTTTTAAAAGGCATAAAACATTGTTTAGTAAATAGGTTAAGTAAAGGTCGTAAAATTTAATAGATACGCTTTACCTTTTTAGCTGACTAAAAGAATATCTATACAACATTGACAATTTTTTAAAGGGTTAATTCTAAAAGTAAAACCAGCAATTTTTTCACAATTTTTCAACATACAATATTTCCTAAATAAGAATAATTATCTTTGATCAAATTTCGCCAAAAGCAAGCATGAAATTAGATAGTTTACGAGCACAACTGAGCCAAAAGGGTTTAAAAATTACTCCTCAACGCATAGCAATTTACGAAGCGGTTGTGAAACTTAAAAATCATCCTACTGCAGATAATATAATTGAATACATTAAAAAAAATCATCCCAATATTTCGGTAGGTACTGTGTACAAAGTGCTCGATTCGCTGGTAGTAAATGAACTATTACGGAAAGTTAAAAACGAAAAAGATGTGATGCGTTACGACGCCATCTTACACCAACACCATCATCTATACTGTAGTGAAACCGACCGCATCGAAGATTTTGAAGACCAGGATTTGGATAGTCTAATTAAAAACTACTTTGCCGGAAAAAAAATAAAAGGCTTTAAAATAAAAGATATCACGCTTCAAATTAGTGGAGAATTTAAAAACTAACATATACTAGCAATGGAAACAAAAAAAGGAAAATGTCCGGTAATGCATGGAGGAAACACTCTTGCACAAAATACGGTAACGGATTGGTGGCCCAACAGTCTAAATTTAGATATACTGCATCAGCACGATCGCAAATCTAATCCCAACCAAGCTGAATTTAATTACAAAGAAGAGTTTAAA is part of the Bacteroidota bacterium genome and encodes:
- a CDS encoding transcriptional repressor, whose amino-acid sequence is MKLDSLRAQLSQKGLKITPQRIAIYEAVVKLKNHPTADNIIEYIKKNHPNISVGTVYKVLDSLVVNELLRKVKNEKDVMRYDAILHQHHHLYCSETDRIEDFEDQDLDSLIKNYFAGKKIKGFKIKDITLQISGEFKN